In one Betta splendens chromosome 14, fBetSpl5.4, whole genome shotgun sequence genomic region, the following are encoded:
- the wasf3a gene encoding actin-binding protein WASF3 isoform X1, whose translation MPLVKRSIEPRHLCHDAVPDGIGSELECVTNNTLSAIIRQLSSLSKQAENVFGELFNEANTFYVRANSLQDRVDRLAIKVTQLDSSVEEVSLQDINMRKAFRGSTVQNQQVLSKGSVPDSVANLYDRSDRPPSLSNLTAYREDSTDAMKFYSDPSYFFELWKEKMLQDTEDKRKERRRQREQKRSVESSTLQRELKKVRKARNRRHEWNVMAMDKELRPDHRHPQTLRRGASSEGSLSPDGRPDFPDDPVPPPPAHAACNAAKSHREPESPRPSPPAEHEYHSIDVNYKGAGYAAAEQRAGGSMRPPAGAASPPRVPSAQAAFGLPPQHGVARPPGPPAGPCVPPPPPGPPPPPLPPPPAAKHPAGRSRDERKPARDARSDLLSAIRMGIQLKKVQEQQEQQNKLEPAGNDVATILSRRIAVEYSDSEEDSELDENEWSD comes from the exons ATGCCACTGGTCAAGAGGAGCATCGAACCGCGGCACCTGTGCCACGACGCGGTGCCCGACGGCATCGGCAGCGAGCTGGAATGCGTGACCAACAACACGCTGTCCGCCATCATCCGCCAGCTCAGCAGCCTCA GCAAACAGGCGGAAAACGTCTTCGGGGAGCTTTTCAATGAGGCCAACACCTTTTACGTCCGCGCCAACTCCCTCCAGGACCGCGTCGACCGCTTGGCCATCAAGGTCACGCAGCTGGACTCCAGCGTGGAGGAGG TGTCCCTCCAGGACATCAACATGCGGAAGGCGTTCCGAGGCTCCACCGTGCAGAACCAGCAGGTTTTGTCCAAGGGCAGCGTTCCGGACTCGGTGGCCAACCTGTACGACCGCAGCGACaggcctccctccctcagcaATCTCACAGCCTACAG GGAGGATTCTACGGATGCCATGAAGTTCTACTCGGACCCGTCCTACTTTTTTGAACTGTGGAAGGAGAAAATGCTCCAAGACACGGAGGACAAGcggaaagaaaggagaagaCAGCGG GAGCAGAAGCGCTCCGTGGAGAGCAGCACCCTTCAGCGCGAGCTCAAGAAGGTGCGAAAGGCGCGAAACCGCCGGCACGAGTGGAACGTGATGGCGATGGACAAGGAGCTCCGTCCGGACCACCGCCACCCCCAGACGCTCCGCCGAGGGGCGTCGTCCGAGGGCTCGCTCTCCCCGGACGGCAG GCCCGACTTCCCCGACGACCCGGTCCCTCCACCGCCGGCCCACGCCGCTTGTAACGCTGCCAAGTCCCACCGCGAGCCGGAGAGCCCGCGGCCCTCGCCCCCCGCGGAGCACGAATACCACAGCATTGATGTCAACTACAAGGGGGCAGGCTACGCCGCGGCCGAGCAGCGCGCCGGCGGCTCAATGCGTCCACCTGCAGG CGCCGCGTCGCCGCcccgcgtcccgtcggcgcagGCGGCCTTTGGCCTCCCGCCGCAGCACGGGGTCGCGCGCCCACCTGGACCTCCGGCGGGGCCCTGCGtgcctccgcctccgcccggcccgccgcccccgcccctccctcccccgcccgCAGCCAAACACCCGGCGGGCCGCAGCCGCGACGAGAGAAAACCCGCGAGAGACGCGAGGAGCGACCTGCTGTCGGCCATccgcatgg GAATCCAGCTTaagaaggtgcaggagcagcaggagcagcagaacaagctgGAGCCCGCGGGCAACGACGTCGCCACCATCCTGTCCAGACGCATCGCGGTGGAGTACAGCGACTCCGAGGAGGACTCGGAGCTGGATGAAAACGAGTGGTCGGACTGA
- the wasf3a gene encoding actin-binding protein WASF3 isoform X2: protein MPLVKRSIEPRHLCHDAVPDGIGSELECVTNNTLSAIIRQLSSLSKQAENVFGELFNEANTFYVRANSLQDRVDRLAIKVTQLDSSVEEVSLQDINMRKAFRGSTVQNQQVLSKGSVPDSVANLYDRSDRPPSLSNLTAYREDSTDAMKFYSDPSYFFELWKEKMLQDTEDKRKERRRQREQKRSVESSTLQRELKKVRKARNRRHEWNVMAMDKELRPDHRHPQTLRRGASSEGSLSPDGRPDFPDDPVPPPPAHAACNAAKSHREPESPRPSPPAEHEYHSIDVNYKGAGYAAAEQRAGGSMRPPAGAASPPRVPSAQAAFGLPPQHGVARPPGPPAGPCVPPPPPGPPPPPLPPPPAAKHPAGRSRDERKPARDARSDLLSAIRMGVCVCVWVGGCITVCYCR from the exons ATGCCACTGGTCAAGAGGAGCATCGAACCGCGGCACCTGTGCCACGACGCGGTGCCCGACGGCATCGGCAGCGAGCTGGAATGCGTGACCAACAACACGCTGTCCGCCATCATCCGCCAGCTCAGCAGCCTCA GCAAACAGGCGGAAAACGTCTTCGGGGAGCTTTTCAATGAGGCCAACACCTTTTACGTCCGCGCCAACTCCCTCCAGGACCGCGTCGACCGCTTGGCCATCAAGGTCACGCAGCTGGACTCCAGCGTGGAGGAGG TGTCCCTCCAGGACATCAACATGCGGAAGGCGTTCCGAGGCTCCACCGTGCAGAACCAGCAGGTTTTGTCCAAGGGCAGCGTTCCGGACTCGGTGGCCAACCTGTACGACCGCAGCGACaggcctccctccctcagcaATCTCACAGCCTACAG GGAGGATTCTACGGATGCCATGAAGTTCTACTCGGACCCGTCCTACTTTTTTGAACTGTGGAAGGAGAAAATGCTCCAAGACACGGAGGACAAGcggaaagaaaggagaagaCAGCGG GAGCAGAAGCGCTCCGTGGAGAGCAGCACCCTTCAGCGCGAGCTCAAGAAGGTGCGAAAGGCGCGAAACCGCCGGCACGAGTGGAACGTGATGGCGATGGACAAGGAGCTCCGTCCGGACCACCGCCACCCCCAGACGCTCCGCCGAGGGGCGTCGTCCGAGGGCTCGCTCTCCCCGGACGGCAG GCCCGACTTCCCCGACGACCCGGTCCCTCCACCGCCGGCCCACGCCGCTTGTAACGCTGCCAAGTCCCACCGCGAGCCGGAGAGCCCGCGGCCCTCGCCCCCCGCGGAGCACGAATACCACAGCATTGATGTCAACTACAAGGGGGCAGGCTACGCCGCGGCCGAGCAGCGCGCCGGCGGCTCAATGCGTCCACCTGCAGG CGCCGCGTCGCCGCcccgcgtcccgtcggcgcagGCGGCCTTTGGCCTCCCGCCGCAGCACGGGGTCGCGCGCCCACCTGGACCTCCGGCGGGGCCCTGCGtgcctccgcctccgcccggcccgccgcccccgcccctccctcccccgcccgCAGCCAAACACCCGGCGGGCCGCAGCCGCGACGAGAGAAAACCCGCGAGAGACGCGAGGAGCGACCTGCTGTCGGCCATccgcatgggtgtgtgtgtgtgtgtgtgggtgggtggctgTATAACAGTGTGTTACTGTAGATAA
- the LOC114869975 gene encoding V-type proton ATPase catalytic subunit A-like translates to MFSTLKHLLRLTGDEVSHESATINEQSHSITESRVFRTETTNMDMSNLPKIQDEEQESKFGFVHGVSGPVVTATAMAGASMYELVRVGHSELVGEIIRLEGDMATIQVYEETSGVCVGDPVLRTGKPLSVELGPGIMGAIFDGIQRPLKEISDLTKSIYIPRGINISALSRDIKYEFTPSRSVRVGSHVTGGDIYGVVFENSLIKHKMMLPPRKRGTVTYLAPPGNYDLSDVVLELDFEGVKEKLTMMHVWPVRQIRPVVEKLPGNYPLLTGQRVMDALFPCVQGGTTAIPGAFGCGKTVISQSLSKYSNSDVIIYVGCGERGNEMSEVLRDFPELTMEVDGKTESIMKRTALVANTSNMPVAAREASIYTGITLSEYFRDMGYNVSMMADSTSRWAEALREISGRLAEMPADSGYPAYLGARLASFYERAGRVKCLGSPEREGSVSLVGAVSPPGGDFSDPVTSATLGIVQVFWGLDKKLAQRKHFPSLNWLISYSKYMRALDDYYDRNYPEFVPLRTKAKEILQEEEDLAEIVQLVGKASLAESDKITLEVAKLIKEDFLQQNGYTAYDRFCPFYKTVGILSNMVVFYELAQHAVETTAQNENKVTWTMIKEQLGDVLYKLSSMKFKDPVKDGEAKIKADYAQLLEEMQNAFRALEE, encoded by the exons ATGTTCAGCACATTAAAGCACCTCCTCAGACTGACAGGTGATGAGGTTTCTCATGAGTCTGCTACAATAAACGAACAGAGCCACAGCATCACTGAGTCCAG GGTCTTTAGGACAGAAACTACAAACATGGATATGTCAAATCTGCCTAAGATCCAGGATGAGGAGCAAGAAAGCAAATTTGGATTTGTGCATGGAGTTTCTGGACCAG tggTCACAGCCACTGCGATGGCAGGAGCGTCCATGTATGAACTGGTTCGTGTAGGTCACAGCGAGCTGGTGGGAGAAATCATCCGTTTAGAGGGAGACATGGCGACGATCCAGGTCTACGAGGAGACTT ccggtgTGTGTGTCGGTGACCCTGTCCTTCGCACAGGAAAGCCCCTCTCTGTGGAGCTGGGACCCGGGATCATGGGCGCCATCTTTGACGGCATCCAGCGTCCTCTGAAGGAGATCAGCGACCTCACGAAGAGCATCTACATCCCAAGAGGAATCAACATCAGCGCCCTCAGCCGAGACATCAAATACGAATTCACCCCCAGCAGGAGCGTTCGC GTCGGCAGCCACGTAACCGGGGGCGACATCTACGGCGTGGTGTTTGAGAACTCCCTCATCAAGCACAAGATGATGCTCCCGCCTCGTAAGCGAGGCACCGTCACCTACCTGGCGCCGCCGGGGAACTACGACCTCTCT GATGTGGTGCTGGAGCTCGACTTTGAAGGCGTGAAGGAAAAGCTGACCATGATGCACGTGTGGCCTGTGCGACAAATCCGCCCAGTGGTGGAGAAGCTGCCTGGGAACTACCCTCTGCTGACGGGTCAGCGGGTCATGGATGCGCTTTTCCC ctgtgtgcaggGCGGCACCACTGCCATCCCAGGAGCCTTCGGGTGCGGAAAGACCGTGATCTCCCAGTCGCTGTCCAAGTACTCCAACAGCGACGTCATCATCTACGTCGGCTGTGGCGAGCGAGGGAATGAGATGTCTGAAGTGCTGCGGGACTTTCCTGAG CTGACTATGGAGGTGGACGGCAAAACCGAGAGCATCATGAAGAGAACCGCGCTGGTTGCCAACACCTCCAACATGCCTGTGGCAGCCAGAGAGGCCTCCATTTATACAG GGATCACGCTGTCTGAGTACTTCCGTGACATGGGCTACAACGTGAGCATGATGGCCGACTCCACGTCTCGATGGGCCGAGGCCCTGAGGGAAATCTCCGGACGTCTGGCTGAAATGCCCGCAG ACAGTGGGTATCCGGCCTACCTGGGAGCCAGGCTCGCCTCCTTCTACGAGCGCGCCGGGCGGGTGAAGTGTCTGGGAAGTCCGGAGAGAGAAGGCAGCGTCAGCCTCGTGGGCGC CGTGTCGCCCCCTGGAGGAGATTTCTCAGATCCAGTCACCTCGGCCACGCTGGGAATCGTCCAG GTGTTCTGGGGTCTGGACAAGAAGCTGGCGCAGAGGAAGCACTTCCCCTCCCTCAACTGGCTCATCAGCTACAGCAAGTACATGCGCGCCCTGGACGACTACTACGACCGGAACTACCCCGAGTTCGTCCCCCTGCGCACAAAGGCCAAGGagatcctgcaggaggaggaggacctggcGGAGATCGTGCAGCTGGTGGGCAAG GCCTCTCTTGCTGAGAGTGACAAGATCACCCTGGAAGTGGCCAAGCTCATCaaggaggacttcctgcagcagaacggTTACACCGCCTACGACAG ATTCTGCCCCTTCTACAAAACCGTGGGCATCCTGTCCAACATGGTGGTCTTCTACGAACTGGCGCAGCACGCTGTGGAGACCACGGCCCAGAACGAGAACAAGGTCACCTGGACCATGATCAAGGAGCAGCTGGGAGACGTGCTGTACAAGCTTAGCTCCATGAAGTTCAAG GACCCCGTGAAGGACGGAGAAGCTAAGATCAAGGCAGATTACgcccagctgctggaggagatgcaGAACGCCTTCCGGGCTCTGGAGGAATGA
- the LOC114869361 gene encoding palmitoyltransferase ZDHHC23-A-like, producing the protein MKWEKLRPPEPDEPVCCCECDVYQCGCCCDCEDLDEAVSRWLRHKPCPSPAVGAMIDNLEISMVPALVLLPLLLRVAALHPLLGVTVLTALPGLVLWYYYATHRRRRRTLFFLTLALYSLAHMYYLFLTEIVPRGDVARLQVCAVTAGMVLTIASLVHTKRGPGLVHGLHADNDSPRLTGPLQPSSPGKQKTHEPPTAKWSKCPVCKIMRPPRAGHCRTCGSCVQRLDHHCIWINSCVGRANHRSFLLTLAVFVLTSLYGIRLVLRSLCPRQYAAAALFYCPGVYGQSSAALCFTCAWYSSIVTAGLAYLLAAQVLNISFNVTEREAQLALRSGTGRSRLWGLAVDTGEYSRGFCQNWIEFLTMTDASVGGKWYLIGLATNAAWFIRRKDTMKMGTSIITPTATGDLDMAYASLNSDGSCWRKNSLAKKTDVAGRFTYTCQRWASENDLRWVDVKYDEYALTHTVKTKAGASTVVNKLYGRAAELAADLMEKFRQFSLQTGVLPENIVFLPKNAECPAA; encoded by the exons ATGAAGTGGGAGAAGCTGAGGCCTCCGGAGCCGGACGAGCCCGTGTGCTGCTGCGAGTGCGACGTCTACCAGTGCGGGTGCTGCTGCGACTGCGAGGACCTGGACGAGGCCGTTAGCAG GTGGCTCAGACACAAACCGTGCCCGTCTCCCGCGGTCGGGGCCATGATCGACAACCTGGAGATCTCCATGGTGccggcgctggtgctgctgccccTGCTGCTGCGGGTGGCGGCGCtgcaccccctgctgggcgTCACGGTGCTGACGGCTCTGCCCGGCCTGGTGCTCTGGTACTACTACGCCACGCACCGCAGGAGGAGGCGCACGCTCTTCTTCCTCACGCTGGCGCTCTACTCGCTGGCCCACATGTATTACCTCTTCCTCACGGAGATCGTGCCGCGCGGCGACGTGGCCCGGCTGCAGGTGTGCGCCGTGACCGCGGGCATGGTCCTCACCATCGCTTCTCTGGTTCACACCAAGCGGGGCCCCGGGTTGGTGCACGGACTCCACGCTGACAACGATTCCCCACGGCTGACTGGACCTTTACAGCCATCCTCCCCTGGGAAACAGAAGACGCACGAGCCTCCGACAGCGAAATGGAGCAAGTGTCCTGTTTGTAAAATAATGCGGCCCCCGAGGGCCGGACACTGCCGGACCTGTGGATCATGCGTCCAGCGCCTGGACCATCACTGCATCTG GATAAACAGCTGTGTGGGCCGGGCCAACCACcgcagcttcctcctcacgcTGGCCGTGTTCGTGCTGACGTCTCTGTACGGGATCAGGCTGGTGCTGCGCAGCCTCTGTCCTCGCCAgtacgcggcggcggcgctcttCTACTGCCCCGGGGTCTACGGCCAGTCCAG cgCGGCGCTGTGCTTCACCTGCGCGTGGTACAGCAGCATCGTCACGGCGGGACTGGCGTATCTGCTGGCGGCGCAGGTCCTGAACATCAGCTTCAACGTGACGGAGCGCGAGGCCCAGCTGGCTCTGAGGAGCGGAACGGGCCGGAGCCGCCTGTGGGGCCTCGCGGTCGACACGGGGGAGTATTCGCGTGGCTTCTGCCAGAACTGGATTGAGTTCCTCACCATGACAGATGCCTCG GTGGGTGGGAAATGGTATCTGATCGGCCTCGCCACCAACGCGGCGTGGTTCATCCGACGCAAGGACACCATGAAGATGGGCACCAGCATCATCACCCCCACCGCCACCGGGGACCTGGACATGGCCTACGCCAGCCTGAA CTCCGACGGGTCGTGCTGGAGGAAGAACAGCCTGGCGAAGAAGACGGACGTGGCCGGGAGGTTCACGTACACGTGCCAGC GCTGGGCCAGCGAGAACGACCTGCGCTGGGTGGACGTGAAGTACGACGAGTACGCGCTGACCCACACGGTCAAGACCAAGGCGGGCGCTTCCACGGTCGTCAACAAGCTATACG GCCGCGCAGCGGAGCTCGCCGCTGATTTGATGGAGAAGTTCAGGCAGTTTTCCCTGCAGACGGGCGTCCTGCCGGAGAACATAGTTTTCCTGCCTAAAAACG ccgAGTGCCCCGCTGCCTAG
- the LOC114869359 gene encoding zinc finger Y-chromosomal protein 1 isoform X1, whose translation MDEDVTRLAIHSEEPKIILHGSDEGGAGGQEFVVELQETVLVSEGEGEGMAVHRFAPDELVIQDAVEDVVSEYVHCDEDEDVAVETCVMALEGEEEGVAMGDIPEDGLDSEQQEDDQDGCGDYLMISLDEAGKMVSEDGTEVTVEGAVEDQEVEKDEDGQEVIKVYIFKADSGEDDMGESVDISDGDAESVALTESSGQTLREKMVYMSVGDSHHNQGNHGGSKVTDEVYMEVVVGGEEPVTHDRSYDSVSLSKDFMPVAWAAAYGAEDSESCENRNGAASALLHIDESDGVDEINRQRAKSRRRSEPRQVQTAIIIGPYGQPLTVYPCMLCGKKFKSRGFLKRHTKNHHQDILTRKKYQCTDCDFTTNKKASLHNHMEVHALSSKAPFECEMCGKEFHQQSALFSHRLQHQHREPKTQPPQTPTKMHKCKFCDYETAEQGLLNRHLLAVHSKSFPHICVECGKGFRHPSELKKHMRTHTGEKPYSCLYCDYKSADSSNLKTHIKTKHSKEMPYKCERCFQTFAEEEELIQHGLTHEENKTHHCAHCDHKSSNSSDLKRHIISVHTKDYPHKCAVCGKGFHRPSELKKHSVAHRTKKLHQCRHCNFKIADPFVLSRHILSVHTKEQQASPEKSEPKRTETHTSVATPKKSAASGSSSSAPPARVSAASLASSVTVVIGKGQKERRIYQCQYCDYSTGDASGFKRHVISIHTKDYPHRCEICSKGFRRPSEKNQHIMRHHKDVVQTE comes from the exons ATGGATGAGGATGTCACCAGGCTTGCAATACATTCAGAAGAGCCTAAAATAATACTACACGGATCGG ATGAGGGTGGTGCTGGTGGGCAGGAGTTTGTTGTGGAGCTTCAAGAGACTGTGTTGGTGTCAGAAGGCGAGGGGGAAGGAATGGCGGTTCACAGGTTTGCGCCAGACGAGCTAGTCATCCAGGATGCCGTTGAGGATGTGGTTTCGGAGTATGTACACTGCGATGAGGACGAAGATGTTGCTGTAGAAACCTGTGTGATGGCTCTGGAGGGCGAGGAGGAAGGCGTTGCCATGGGAGACATCCCTGAAGATGGGCTGGACTCAGAGCAACAAGAGGATGACCAAGATGGCTGTGGAGATTACCTAATGATATCCT TGGATGAAGCAGGTAAAATGGTATCTGAGGATGGCACTGAGGTAACTGTAGAGGGGGCTGTTGAAGACCAAGAAGTGGAGAAGGATGAGGATGGGCAGGAAGTGATAAAGGTCTACATCTTTAAAGCTGATTCTGGAGAGGATGACATGG GAGAATCAGTTGACATTAGTGATGGAGACGCGGAGAGCGTGGCGTTAACCGAGTCTTCAGGCCAAACGCTCAGAGAGAAGATGGTCTACATGTCTGTTGGCGATTCCCATCACAACCAAGGAAACCATG GTGGGTCCAAGGTGACAGATGAGGTATATATGGAGGTGGTGGTAGGAGGTGAAGAACCAGTAACTCACGACCGCTCGTATGACAGCGTGTCTCTAAGCAAGGACTTCATGCCAGTGGCCTGGGCAGCTGCTTATG GCGCAGAGGACAGCGAGAGTTGTGAAAACCGTAACGGTGCAGCCAGCGCACTGCTGCACATTGACGAATCGGACGGTGTCGATGAAATCAATAGACAGCGCGCCAAAAGCAGACGACGGTCAGAGCCTCGACAGGTCCAGACAG cCATCATCATCGGTCCATATGGTCAGCCTCTGACCGTTTACCCCTGCATGCTCTGTGGTAAAAAGTTCAAGTCGCGAGGCTTCCTGAAACGTCACACTAAGAACCATCACCAGGATATTCTGACTAGGAAAAAGTACCAATGTACAGATTGCGACTTCACCACCAACAAGAAGGCCAGCCTCCACAACCACATGGAGGTGCATGCTTTGAGCAGCAAGGCTCCCTTTGAGTGTGAAATGTGTGGCAAGGAGTTCCACCAGCAGTCGGCGCTGTTCTCCCACagactgcagcatcagcaccgagaGCCTAAGACCCAGCCGCCTCAGACGCCCACTAAGATGCATAAATGCAAGTTCTGTGACTATGAAACGGCTGAGCAAGGGCTGCTCAATCGACACCTGTTGGCTGTTCACAGTAAGAGCTTCCCCCACATCTGTGTGGAGTGTGGAAAAGGTTTTCGACATCCTTCGGAGCTGAAGaaacacatgcgcacgcacactgGCGAGAAGCCGTACTCCTGTCTGTACTGCGACTACAAGTCGGCCGACTCCTCCAACCTCAAGACGCACATCAAGACTAAACATAGCAAAGAGATGCCATACAAATGCGAGCGCTGTTTCCAGACCtttgcagaggaggaggagttaaTACAGCACGGATTAACACACGAGGAGAATAAGACCCACCATTGTGCCCACTGTGATCACAAAAGTTCCAACTCCAGTGACCTGAAACGCCATATTATATCTGTTCACACCAAGGACTATCCACACAAATGTGCTGTCTGTGGGAAAGGCTTCCATCGGCCCTCGGAACTGAAGAAGCACTCTGTAGCGCACCGCACCAAGAAACTCCACCAGTGCCGACACTGCAACTTTAAAATTGCAGACCCCTTTGTTCTCAGTCGACACATCTTGTCTGTCCACACGAAGGAGCAACAGGCTTCTCCTGAAAAGAGCGAGCCTAagaggacagagacacacacgtcTGTGGCGACACCTAAAAAGTCTGCAGCTagtggctccagcagctcgGCTCCACCTGCCAGAGTCAGCGCAGCCAGCCTGGCCAGCAGCGTCACCGTAGTTATTGGCAAAGGACAAAAGGAGAGGAGAATTTACCAGTGCCAGTACTGTGACTACAGCACCGGAGACGCTTCCGGTTTCAAGCGGCACGTCATTTCCATTCACACAAAAGACTACCCGCACCGCTGCGAGATCTGCTCTAAAGGCTTCCGACGACCGTCTGAGAAGAACCAGCATATCATGCGTCACCACAAGGATGTAGTGCAGACAGAGTGA
- the LOC114869359 gene encoding zinc finger X-chromosomal protein isoform X2 — MDEDVTRLAIHSEEPKIILHGSDEGGAGGQEFVVELQETVLVSEGEGEGMAVHRFAPDELVIQDAVEDVVSEYVHCDEDEDVAVETCVMALEGEEEGVAMGDIPEDGLDSEQQEDDQDGCGDYLMISLDEAGKMVSEDGTEVTVEGAVEDQEVEKDEDGQEVIKVYIFKADSGEDDMGESVDISDGDAESVALTESSGQTLREKMVYMSVGDSHHNQGNHGAEDSESCENRNGAASALLHIDESDGVDEINRQRAKSRRRSEPRQVQTAIIIGPYGQPLTVYPCMLCGKKFKSRGFLKRHTKNHHQDILTRKKYQCTDCDFTTNKKASLHNHMEVHALSSKAPFECEMCGKEFHQQSALFSHRLQHQHREPKTQPPQTPTKMHKCKFCDYETAEQGLLNRHLLAVHSKSFPHICVECGKGFRHPSELKKHMRTHTGEKPYSCLYCDYKSADSSNLKTHIKTKHSKEMPYKCERCFQTFAEEEELIQHGLTHEENKTHHCAHCDHKSSNSSDLKRHIISVHTKDYPHKCAVCGKGFHRPSELKKHSVAHRTKKLHQCRHCNFKIADPFVLSRHILSVHTKEQQASPEKSEPKRTETHTSVATPKKSAASGSSSSAPPARVSAASLASSVTVVIGKGQKERRIYQCQYCDYSTGDASGFKRHVISIHTKDYPHRCEICSKGFRRPSEKNQHIMRHHKDVVQTE; from the exons ATGGATGAGGATGTCACCAGGCTTGCAATACATTCAGAAGAGCCTAAAATAATACTACACGGATCGG ATGAGGGTGGTGCTGGTGGGCAGGAGTTTGTTGTGGAGCTTCAAGAGACTGTGTTGGTGTCAGAAGGCGAGGGGGAAGGAATGGCGGTTCACAGGTTTGCGCCAGACGAGCTAGTCATCCAGGATGCCGTTGAGGATGTGGTTTCGGAGTATGTACACTGCGATGAGGACGAAGATGTTGCTGTAGAAACCTGTGTGATGGCTCTGGAGGGCGAGGAGGAAGGCGTTGCCATGGGAGACATCCCTGAAGATGGGCTGGACTCAGAGCAACAAGAGGATGACCAAGATGGCTGTGGAGATTACCTAATGATATCCT TGGATGAAGCAGGTAAAATGGTATCTGAGGATGGCACTGAGGTAACTGTAGAGGGGGCTGTTGAAGACCAAGAAGTGGAGAAGGATGAGGATGGGCAGGAAGTGATAAAGGTCTACATCTTTAAAGCTGATTCTGGAGAGGATGACATGG GAGAATCAGTTGACATTAGTGATGGAGACGCGGAGAGCGTGGCGTTAACCGAGTCTTCAGGCCAAACGCTCAGAGAGAAGATGGTCTACATGTCTGTTGGCGATTCCCATCACAACCAAGGAAACCATG GCGCAGAGGACAGCGAGAGTTGTGAAAACCGTAACGGTGCAGCCAGCGCACTGCTGCACATTGACGAATCGGACGGTGTCGATGAAATCAATAGACAGCGCGCCAAAAGCAGACGACGGTCAGAGCCTCGACAGGTCCAGACAG cCATCATCATCGGTCCATATGGTCAGCCTCTGACCGTTTACCCCTGCATGCTCTGTGGTAAAAAGTTCAAGTCGCGAGGCTTCCTGAAACGTCACACTAAGAACCATCACCAGGATATTCTGACTAGGAAAAAGTACCAATGTACAGATTGCGACTTCACCACCAACAAGAAGGCCAGCCTCCACAACCACATGGAGGTGCATGCTTTGAGCAGCAAGGCTCCCTTTGAGTGTGAAATGTGTGGCAAGGAGTTCCACCAGCAGTCGGCGCTGTTCTCCCACagactgcagcatcagcaccgagaGCCTAAGACCCAGCCGCCTCAGACGCCCACTAAGATGCATAAATGCAAGTTCTGTGACTATGAAACGGCTGAGCAAGGGCTGCTCAATCGACACCTGTTGGCTGTTCACAGTAAGAGCTTCCCCCACATCTGTGTGGAGTGTGGAAAAGGTTTTCGACATCCTTCGGAGCTGAAGaaacacatgcgcacgcacactgGCGAGAAGCCGTACTCCTGTCTGTACTGCGACTACAAGTCGGCCGACTCCTCCAACCTCAAGACGCACATCAAGACTAAACATAGCAAAGAGATGCCATACAAATGCGAGCGCTGTTTCCAGACCtttgcagaggaggaggagttaaTACAGCACGGATTAACACACGAGGAGAATAAGACCCACCATTGTGCCCACTGTGATCACAAAAGTTCCAACTCCAGTGACCTGAAACGCCATATTATATCTGTTCACACCAAGGACTATCCACACAAATGTGCTGTCTGTGGGAAAGGCTTCCATCGGCCCTCGGAACTGAAGAAGCACTCTGTAGCGCACCGCACCAAGAAACTCCACCAGTGCCGACACTGCAACTTTAAAATTGCAGACCCCTTTGTTCTCAGTCGACACATCTTGTCTGTCCACACGAAGGAGCAACAGGCTTCTCCTGAAAAGAGCGAGCCTAagaggacagagacacacacgtcTGTGGCGACACCTAAAAAGTCTGCAGCTagtggctccagcagctcgGCTCCACCTGCCAGAGTCAGCGCAGCCAGCCTGGCCAGCAGCGTCACCGTAGTTATTGGCAAAGGACAAAAGGAGAGGAGAATTTACCAGTGCCAGTACTGTGACTACAGCACCGGAGACGCTTCCGGTTTCAAGCGGCACGTCATTTCCATTCACACAAAAGACTACCCGCACCGCTGCGAGATCTGCTCTAAAGGCTTCCGACGACCGTCTGAGAAGAACCAGCATATCATGCGTCACCACAAGGATGTAGTGCAGACAGAGTGA